ATTTTGGGCCACTCCGCCAATGGCTCGCAACTTTCGTCGTGGGTCCGGCATCTATAAGTCCGCACCGTGCGGATACCTGTGTTCCAATTTTGCGCTTATCCAAGCAAGAGGAACTGGAGGCTCGGAATTAAAGTGGTTTTGGAGGCTTCGAGGCAACTCATCGGTCATTCGATTTTGACTAGCCGTATTCGTTTGACACCTCAGTACTTAATTTATCTGTTAGCTTTATTTCCCGCCGGCGTGTGTGGCACGATCCTAGATTACCGTACATAGTATGCCGTGCTAAACTACAACTAAGCATTAGTGTCTTTGACAGGGGGTTGATTAGCTAGCGGGGTTGATTTAGCCCCTGTCTCGTCTTTGTAGAGAAACAATGACATCCGTGGTATGTTGGTGGCGgttctcttttctgttcATAGATGAGGGTTTAATGTACGCTCCGAAACCACTGCTTGGCGCTATCGGAGATAATTCGTAAGAGATAGAGATTTCTGATGAGCATGGGGGTGGCAAGCAGGCTTAACTTTATCAACCTAAGCCAACTGTACCAAATTCCGCTTGAAAGATACTCCTGGCGGCAGTTTAGATTTCTTGAACATCGTGAGTTAAAGCGGTTACAAGTACTCCATACACTTGCAAGAGGATCCAAAGGCAGCTACACGTAGGTTTCAGTTAATTTGGTAGAGAAATGAAACGACAGTACTCAGACGGCTAGAAGTGAGGTAAGTTATATCTATatggaaaaataaaagtacaTCAGTCAATCAATAACTGACGGTTTTTTAGCCCTGGAATGTCTCTACCGGTCTCTTTTAGGTGACTCAGACATGAACAGGTTTTAACGCACCATGAAACAAAAGtcttacttctttttttaaacgcCATTCTGATTTTTGGGCCCTAAGTCAAGGAGTAGGCAAAGAGAATCGGGTGTCCGCGGAGCCCGTTTTGATCTGAGTAAAAAAGTGAGGGGCGCTATGAGTCCTCGCACTAGGTGACACCCTCATCATACAAGTCAAAGGCAGCAGATAGAGCAAAGTGGTTAATAGCGTTCCATTGCCCATTTTGTTGGGCGGTCCGCTTGAATCTACTCAGGAAAGGCTGGATAGACAATGGCAAACTAGCGCTATTTCCTAAATAAAGATGCAAATTAAGATCTTACTACCGTAAGAGCATCAAGCCACAAACACTTGCGCGCGGGGAAAAGGTCGCTTTATTAgcaaaataattaaaaatgaGAGCACTAGTCAAGTAAATCAACCCCCGCAATAGTaatctagtttattttttattttattttatttttttgctgGGTGAAATGCAGCATCGGGTATCTGGGGGGATATCTTCACTTTTCTGTTTCTCACTCATTCATGCATTTTGATACCCTCATTTCACGCTTCTTACCTACATGTAGCCTAAACACATGCCCACAGGTTTCATTGGCATATAGAAGCAGGTCAAAAATGGCCCCCGTTCCTTTTTACCTGGCGATCCTCGTGTTATCTGATAACCGAGTACGAGAACGAGAGCGTATATGTGTTGAGCACGACTGATGCATGTCCGAGACGTTGGTGAACGCAGTCATGTTCGTTGGCATGCAATCTCTAATCTTGTTCTTAATGCTTAAAATGAGACAAAGAGTAGGGGGGTCAAATTTGCCCCGAGACCATCAGTCATGTATCCTGCTAGTATCTCTCAGCTATCTCCTCTTGAGAAATTTCAGAGCAAAGAGTTAATTACAACAAAAACAGCTTAACCATGATGGGATTTTGCGAACAGGCTGAAATCTACATCGAAACATATGGTAGCCATCTCAACCATGCAAAGTTCATACTACGAGGAGACGACGATAAACAGGACTATACAATGACGACGCAGTGTTTGTTCAGAGATACCAAAATCGACCTGAatatactgctgctggctaGCATCGCATCTGATGCCTGGCCATTGGCTCGACCCGACGCAGGATCATAAGTAAACGAGTCATCTATCTAATATATAGCCTCATACAGTATATAACCAATTGTCTAATATACATCATCCACCCTCTTCAACAGCAGAATCTCAAGTCCCCTCAGGTACTTCGTTATGTCGCATATACCCCCCATAACACGCAGCCATAATCGCCGTTATGCACAAAAACAGCGCCGTAGCTACCTTTGTCATTATCATCGCAGGTAAATACAGCCTCAAGCGCTTTGGTGCAATAGTCGCCCAGCACGAACGGTTTTACGTCCTTACAGCCGGATGACTGGACTCTGTTGACGTCAATATTCAGCGAAAGATCTTTGGAAACGGGTATGATGGTCGCGATACCGCCAGCCGCACCAAATGTTCGTGTGCCGTCGCAGACCGATGAGAAAGCCTTTTCGGCGTCTGCTCTCTTGAACATCTTTTCATTCAGCTGTTCCGCGTCGCATTTTACGCACTTCTTGTCATCACCCAGATTGGTGATGGTGGGAGGAGACGGAACTGTGgcctgaggaggaggacacGTTTGAACACCGGTGTGACCGCTGGTTGGGCCATCGTCCGTCATGCTACCAAAATCACCGGGCTCAACCACCCAGCCTCCTGCGCCTCCCTCACCTATTGCAGCTACTGTGGAGAAGTCTGTGATGGCAGGGGCTGCTGCGCACCTAAATTGAAGTGGCTGGTTAGCAAACTGAGCGGTACTCATtattcacacacacacccccGCATGGAAACAGATCAACGAAGAAACTTACATCCTCGTCCtggttgtggttgtggtAGTCCCAGTAGTGTCACACCCTGCGGCTGTTCGCGTGCATTCTGGGTCATCGCAAAGCGTGAAAGTGGTTGTGGGTCGCTGGATCACTGAACATTCGACCAAGCAATCGGAAACGGTCGTCACAGAGTCACAGTCGCTTGGTTCACCTGCGGCGGCCAAGCAGCCGCTTCCAATGCAGCTTTTTCCAGGGCAGAGAGCGCCGATGCATCCGCATATACCAAAGCAGCCTGTATCCCTAGGGTTGCAATTGAGCAAGCAAGGTTTGCCGCACGGCTGGCCTGGCTTACAAGTCGGCCctggagcagcggcagttACTTTCACAGTCGGTGCAAATCCGGGTGGAGGCGGAGGCGGAGGACCTGGAGGGGTGGGGTCAGGCTTTCCAGGATTTGTTGTCTGAAGTGGCGGATAAGGGCCAGGACTGTATGTCCAGGTGATGACCGGCCTAACGAAATCAGACGAGCTTGTGCTTGTACGCGTAAGTGTCAAAGGAGGGATAGGAACACTCGCAGTTAGCCAGATCGTAGCGTTGGTGCCGTTCCAGGAGTGATTCCAGACAGAGATTGTCTTCGTCGTGATGGGCGGAATGCTGATGACGGTGGTGGTTACgctgctagcagtagtggtGATAGCCGCGCCTTGGACGGTAATCGTCGTTCTCCAGTTCTCAAAGTAGGTCACTGTTGCCTTGGGGGGCGAGATTGTGGTCGGCTGGTCCAGTATCCACGGCGGAAAAACAAAGTTGCAAGGCGGCTGGCAAGATACTTGGGCATCGCCCTTTTGGCTGTAGATATCAGGGCTGATGATAACATTGCCGGCGCTACCGCTTTCACCCTTGCCAGTACTTCCGTTGTCACCTTTACCAGCGCCATCATTAGCACCACAGTTTGCGTCTAGATCTATAGCCCAGTCAGATGTGCCTCCAAAATTGAGCCCCTTGACCCAGTTGAGTCGCTTCTGGTAGGAATCAGTGTTCATCCAGAATACCCACTCAAGGCCATTATATATGAGAATGTCTCCATCGTCACTGTGATGTTGTTCCACGCCTCCATTTTTCATAATTTCACGAATCTCAAAGTTGGAAATATAACCCTTGGTGTCGGTGCATCGACCTGGCGCGGCCCCCGAGTCTGCGCCGACATAGGTGCAGTCAGGGCCCCAGCATCCTGCCTTTGTCATTTTGAAAGACCTTCCGTACATTGGCATTCCGACAATGACTTTCTTCGCTGGTACTCCAGCCTTGGTGATCATGACGAGGGCGTCATTCACTTCTGTCTGATTGACGTGGGATCTCAAGCAGTTTCCGGCAGGGCATCCCGGACTATGGGTTCAAACTTGGTAAGTCATGGGTCCTTAGTAGAAGCTAGCAGGTAAACAATTCTTACCTTGCCCATTTGTGTCCATAATCCCACTGTCCGT
The Trichoderma asperellum chromosome 7, complete sequence DNA segment above includes these coding regions:
- a CDS encoding uncharacterized protein (CAZy:GH18), which produces MRAALPSKYSVSLAAPASFWYLRGFPLDKMHQYLDYIIYMTYDLHGQWDYGHKWASPGCPAGNCLRSHVNQTEVNDALVMITKAGVPAKKVIVGMPMYGRSFKMTKAGCWGPDCTYVGADSGAAPGRCTDTKGYISNFEIREIMKNGGVEQHHSDDGDILIYNGLEWVFWMNTDSYQKRLNWVKGLNFGGTSDWAIDLDANCGANDGAGKGDNGSTGKGESGSAGNVIISPDIYSQKGDAQVSCQPPCNFVFPPWILDQPTTISPPKATVTYFENWRTTITVQGAAITTTASSVTTTVISIPPITTKTISVWNHSWNGTNATIWLTASVPIPPLTLTRTSTSSSDFVRPVITWTYSPGPYPPLQTTNPGKPDPTPPGPPPPPPPGFAPTVKVTAAAPGPTCKPGQPCGKPCLLNCNPRDTGCFGICGCIGALCPGKSCIGSGCLAAAGEPSDCDSVTTVSDCLVECSVIQRPTTTFTLCDDPECTRTAAGCDTTGTTTTTTRTRMCAAAPAITDFSTVAAIGEGGAGGWVVEPGDFGSMTDDGPTSGHTGVQTCPPPQATVPSPPTITNLGDDKKCVKCDAEQLNEKMFKRADAEKAFSSVCDGTRTFGAAGGIATIIPVSKDLSLNIDVNRVQSSGCKDVKPFVLGDYCTKALEAVFTCDDNDKGSYGAVFVHNGDYGCVLWGVYAT